One Drosophila subobscura isolate 14011-0131.10 chromosome U, UCBerk_Dsub_1.0, whole genome shotgun sequence DNA window includes the following coding sequences:
- the LOC117900986 gene encoding uncharacterized protein LOC117900986, whose product MDKLRVNKNATTKTAVAVGMPAENPFKRPMNALQKQWYRVLLARRVGFGQRPPPDEKELTYADICRQRYMAAFRRYNERFRREMAKHEEMQSCAIDAMRVHRTFAITTLWLPLHSKQEINSTLETLEQVLSAAERRRLQEILKQGESRRTRR is encoded by the exons ATGGATAAGCTGCGAGTCAACAAGAATGCAACGACGAAgacggcggtggcggtgggaATGCCGGCTGAGAACCCCTTCAAGCGGCCAATGAATGCGCTGCAGAAGCAATGGTATCGAGTGCTGCTGGCCAGACGCGTTGGCTTCGGGCAACGCCCTCCGCCGGACGAGAAGGAGCTAACCTA CGCCGATATTTGTCGCCAGCGTTACATGGCCGCATTCCGGAGATACAACGAACGTTTCCGCCGCGAAATGGCCAAGCACGAGGAGATGCAAAGCTGCGCCATCGATGCGATGCGGGTGCACAG AACCTTTGCCATAACCACGCTCTGGCTGCCATTGCACTCGAAGCAGGAAATCAACTCAACGCTGGAGACCCTCGAGCAG GTTCTCAGTGCCGCGGAAAGACGACGCCTGCAGGAGATACTCAAGCAGGGCGAGTCACGGCGAACGCGTCGATAG